A segment of the Chryseobacterium scophthalmum genome:
TACTAGGGAAAAGTAAATAATTAATGTTATTTACTCTCAGATAATCTTTAAATCTCATCTTAGTAATTTCATCAAAAAATTTTGGATTTGCAACCAGAGCATCAGATGGAATAAAATTAAGGTCAGAATAAAATGCAAACTTCCCCGGAAAATCATAAACATAAACACGGGACTGGCTAGGTAAAAAACTTGCAATATTTTCAGAAATTTCTTTCATCTTATCTGCTTGTTTTTTTTCAAATTTAGAATCGTTTCCAAAAAAATTTGATAAGATGCTTATGTTGGTTGTAAGCTTCATATATCCTAAAAAACTGACACAAACAACCAAAATAAATGTAGTGATTGCCACAGTTATTTTTTTTCTAAGAAATACATTATTTAGACTTGCAAATATGTCATTTACAAAAAAACCAAAAAGCATAAATTGCGAAACAAAATACCACTGTCCTATTTGTGATTGATATAATATATTATAAAAAAAGTGCAGAAGACATCCGATTACGAAACATATTTTCAACGATTTTTGCTTTATATTTTTGCTTATTACTAAAAAGATTAGATAAAATAAACATGTAGCAAAACAGAATTTAAATAATATTACAAAAGGAATATCATCTACAATTACGGGGAAAGAGCTTTTTATTCTGCCACTAATCGGAACAAGATAACCAAATAAATAATTATTGGATAATAAATAAGGGACGGATAAAACCGAAAAACCAACAAGCATAAATCCTAAACTTTTGATACTCCATCCTCGAAAATTCCAGTACAAAAAACCAAATGGAATTATTAAAAAAATATGATCAAGACGGGTAAGAAATACCAAACTGCATATTAATCCGAAAACAAAATCATTTTTGAACTTTCTACTAATAAAAAACAGTAATAAAGAAATCGTAAAAAATGCAAGATGTGCCTCAGTAAGGAATAAAGTACCAATGCTAAAGAACATCAGACAATAAAATGCAAAACTAAAAACCTTTCCAATCCTGTATTCTTTAAAAATAGTTTTTTCTAAAAGAATACTTGCAAAAAGGATTAATAAAACTTGAAATAACCAAATAATATTTAAAGCAAATGCTTTATCAAAAGGATTAATAAGCTCCGCAACAATACAAAAAATCATCCATAAAGGGTGAAACCCATTGGTAAGATACAAATCATTAAACCCCATGAAACCATGATGTACAACATTATAAGCTATTTGAGGATAAAAAAATCCATCATCAGCAGGAAACTTGGAAGGATTTCCTAAGAAAAAAACTGAGGAAATAAAAAGCAGATAATGGTAGTTTTTTTTAATGAATTCCATTTACAATTATTATTCGTTTTAGCTTTTAAATTTATTTAAACATTCTCTTCGCATTCTCACTCGTCAATCTATCGATCTCTGCAAAATCTTTTTGATAAATATCTACCAATTTTCCGGCAACCAGATCAAGATAAGAGCTTTCATTTCTTTTTCCTCTGAAAGGAACAGGAGCAAGATAAGGAGAATCAGTTTCCAGAACGATTTTATCTAATGGAATTTCATTTAAAAACTGGTCAATTTTTCCATTTTTAAAGGTTACTACTCCACCGATTCCTAAAATAAAGTTTAAATCTAAAGCGTGCTTTGCCTGCTCTAAATTTCCTGAAAAACAATGGAAAATTCCTCGAAGTTTTGGATGTTTTTTTCTTTCTAAAACTTCAAAAGTTTCGTCAAAACTTTCTCTGGTATGGATAACGATGGGCAAATCTTTTTCGATCGCCCAGTCAATTTGTTGCTCAAAAGCTTTTACCTGAATATCTAAAGTCGATTTATCCCAATACAAATCAATACCAATTTCTCCGATCGCAGGAAAATGTCTTTGGTCAAGATAATACTTTACGATTTCAAGTTCTTTTTCCCAAGATTCTGGCTTTACATAACAAGGATGCAATCCCATCATTGAAAAAATCTGATCAGGATATTCACTTTCCAACTGAAGCATTTTTTCGTGCGATTCTGAGTCGATAGCCGGAAGATAAAACTCTGTAATTCCTTTATCTAAAGCTCTTTGAATCGTTTCTTTTCTGTCTTCATCAAATTCTTCTGCATATAAATGCGTATGTGTATCAATCATTATTTTTAAAATTTTAAAAGATCTTCATAAGGATTTTCTAAACCTAAAAGCATTCCGAAAGCCGGCTCGGTTTTTATACCTTTTTTCTTAAGATCGATTATTTTTTGTTTAAACTCTTCTCCTTTTTCCTGCAAGATTTTATATTCTGCAATCATATGGCGGTAAGCATTTTGCTCAATTTTCGGTTTATTTTGTGCAAAAATTTCGATTGGAAATTCTTCCAACATAAAATTTAAAGTAATACATTTCTCATCATTTAAATTTGGATATTCAAGTATAACATCAACTTCATACGGAATTAATTTACTTAAGCTTATTTCTTCCAGAAAATCTTCTTCATATCTAAAATCAACTTCACAAATAATATCCAAATCACTACTTTCAATATCAATTTCGATGGGAATTGTACCAGTTAAAAGTGGTGAATAATTGTCTAATTTTTCGAAAATTTTATATTTTGTAAGAACTTCATAAGCTCTTTTTTGCTTTACATTTCCTATTTTCAGATAATCGAGTTTCGTAAAATCAATCATTACATGAGGTTTTGACATTAAACTTTAAACCTTGAAGATATCGTGTTTTACTTTTTGTCTCTGAACTTCAATTCTCAGATTCAGTTTTTCTTTAAACTCGATAAATTTCGGATCTTTTTCATCATCTGTTCGATGTTCTAAAGCTTTATTGATTTTAAAATTTTCTTTAATAAAACCTTTGGTTTCATCAGAAAAATAAGCTTCACCAAATTTCTCAAAAATATAATTAACAGCCTGTGAATTAGGATGTATTAAATCATCTTTATAAAACCGATAATCTCTCAAATCATCCATTAAGATTTCGTAAATCGGTAAATAATGGCAATTTTCAAATTGCGAACCTACTTCATGAATCGCCGTTATCAATTTAGATTTGCTCAATTGGTTTTCAATCATTCCATCTTTTGTATGACGAACGGGTGAAACACTAAACAAAATTTGGACATTTTCCGGACAAATATCCTGAAGATTAATGATTGTATCGTAAATAGAATCTGTAAGTTCCTGATAAGTTAAAAGTCTTTTTTCAAAGAATTTTTGTGGGATTTTGTGACAATTCGCAACCAGCTTTTTTTTAGGTTCAAATTCATAGATAAACGAAGTTCCGTAAGTAATAATTACCCAATTGGATTCCTGCAGAAAACGGTTTCCCTCTTCTATTTTCGAATTGATTTTATCTAAAGTCTGGTGAACGTATCTTGTATCAAAATTGGTGTGATGGTCCAAAGAAATATATTCGTCATTATACGCAATTAAATCGTCTTCGTAATAAAACTCTGAATCATGAAGCCTTTTTACTGAATTATTAATCGAAAACGGATTAAAAATCGTCCCAAAAGGATTGTTTACCGTCTGAAGCTGACCTTTCTGAAACAAATCTGACATTTCCGAAGCAAAGCAAGAACCTATTGAAAATATTTTATCTTCAATTTCAATTTTTTGCGGTGATAGTTGTATGTCAACTTCTGTACGGAATTTCATATTTTAGGGATTAGGAATTAGGTTTTAGGAATTAGTAAATGGCAGTTCAGAAACTAAGCCCTAATTCCTAAAACCTATTACCTAATTTAACTCTCTCTTCTCAACAAGTAATTTGCAAGTTCAGAGAATGGTTTTTTCTTTTCTTCGGGAACGTCTATTTTTGCAAGATAGCTTTGTCCGATTTCATTATGTTTTTCGATTAAACGCAATGCTTTTTCGTCAACTCTTGTTCTTCTGAAAATCTTTTCAACACCGTAAACTTTATCGATGTTATCGGTTTTTTTAGAATACCAATAGTCTAATTCTTTACGTTCTTCTTCAGTTCCGTGCTCTCTTGCTAAAAGGTAAAGTACTGTTTTTTTGTTTTCATAAATATCTCCGGCATGTTTTTTACCGAACTGAGCCTGGTCACCGAAAACATCCAAATAATCATCCATAATCTGGAAAGCGATACCGATATGTTTTCCGAAATTGAATATTGCTTTGGCATCTTTAAACTGTGCTTTAGCGATCATTGCTCCAATCTCAAAAGAGGATGCGCTCAAAACTCCGGTCTTATAAGTAATCATTCTGATATAATCTTCAAATGTCACATTTTCCTGAGTTTCAAAATTAATATCATATTGTTGACCTTCACAAAGAAGCAAACCTGTATGTGTGAAAATTCTTACACAAGCTTTAAAAATTTCAGGTTCCAGATCTTCAAAAAACTTATAGGCTTTAAGCATTAAACCGTCTCCTGAAAGAATCCCTGTATTAAGACCATGAATGGTATGAATAGTCGGCTTATTTCTTCTTAGCGGAGCTTCATCCATAATATCGTCATGAATCAACGTGAAATTATGAAAAAACTCAATCGCCAAAGCCGGCTTTATTGCTTCTTTCTGATCACCACCAAACAAGTCGCAAGCCATTAAAACCATAATCGGACGGAGACGTTTTCCACCGTGCGAGATGATATAATTCATCGGCTCATACAGCTCTGTAGGTTTGTCTTTAAACGTATATTTAGTAATAGCATCAGCAACAATCTGTTGGTAGGTGTCTAAGAATTCCATAAAAGATTTTAATTTGAACAAAAATACGATTTTCTGAGGGGTTGTAAAACAAAAAACTTTGCCCAAACGGACAAAGTTTTGTATTGTGATAAAATTTTTCGCTTAAGTTAAAAACGTTACAGCTAAGTAAGTAATTCCTGCAACAATTGCTGAAATAGGAATCGTTAAAATCCAAGCCCAAAGTAAGCTTACCGTGATTCCCCAACGTACTGCAGAAACCCTCTTTGTAAGTCCAACCCCAATAATAGAACCTGTTACTGTATGTGTTGTAGAAACTGGGATACTTAATTGATCTGTGATGAAAAGCGTAATTGCTCCTGCTGTTTCAGCACTTACCCCTTCCAATGGAGTTACTTTTGTAATTTTGGTCCCCATTGTTTTGATAATTTTCCAACCACCACTCATTGTTCCCAATGCAATAGCGATAAATGAAACCAAAGGAACCCAAATATAATGCTGTGCAAAATAATCGAAACGTCCCGCAGAAGGTATATTTAAATATACAGGATCCTGAAGCATGTTTACATGATAATAAATTAATGCTGCACCAATAATACCCATTACTTTCTGAGCATCATTCAAACCATGACCTACACTGAATAAAGCTGAAGACACAAGCTGTAATTTCTTAAATGCTTTATCTGCTTTGTAAGGATTTGATCTTTTATATAAATGAACAATAATCAAAGTAATGATAATAGAGATAATCATCCCCAATATCGGAGCCATGAAAATGAATAAGAAAATCGGGATTACTTTATCAAATTTCACAATATCTTGTGTGGTTACTTTAATTAAAGCTTCTTTTACTGTTGTAAAAGTTCCCAAATCTGGATGAGCTGCAACTACTTCTCTGTAGTCTAACATAAAAGCGTGCATTAAAGCCGCTCCCAAAAACCCACCAATCAATGTATGTGATGATGATGAAGGAATACCAAACCACCATGTTAAAAGATTCCAGGCAATTGCTGCAATAAGACCTGAAAATATTACTTCGAGCGTAATAAAGTTTTCATTAACGGTTTTGGCAATCGTATTACCAATTCTAAACTCACCAATTACATAGGCTGCTAAAAAGAAAGCTGCAAAGTTCCATAATGCTGCCCAAAGTACCGCCTGAAACGGTGTAAGAACTTTAGTGGAAACAATGGTTGCAATAGAGTTTGCCGCATCATGAAAACCGTTGATGTAATCGAAGATTAAAGCTAAAGCAATAATAACCGTAAGTAAAATAGGAAATTCCATTTCTGTTATATTGTTTTATGCGTATTTAATCATGATGTTTTCAATTGTATTGGCAACATCTTCTGCTTTATCGGTTACTACTTCAAGGTAATTTAATACTGATGAAATTTTAATAATGTTAATTGCATCATTGGTCTCAAACAATTCTACCATAGAATTTGAAAGAAGATCATCTGCAATATTTTCTATAGAGTTTACTTTAATACAAGCTTCTTTCACCTGCTCCATATTTTTGAAACCTTTAAGGTTTTTCATCGCATTCTGAATCTCAAGACAAGCTTTGTGAATCAATAATGAAAAATCTGCATAAGCCTTCATCAAAGGAGATTTGTAAAGGAAGATATATTTAGCAGAAGCATAAATATAATCTGCGATATCATCTAAACCTGTAGCTAAAGTGTGAATATCTTCACGATCAAAAGGTGTAATGAAGTTTTTCCCCAATTCAACGAAGATTTCGTGAGTAAGCTCATCATTTTTGTGCTCGTAGTCGCTCATCAATTTTAACATAGAATCATCATTCAGATCAAAATCTTTGATTCCGTGATTAAAATCGTTAGACATAGCAACCAGGTTATCTGTAACTTTTTCGAAAAGTACAAAGAAGATTTTATCTTTCGGTTGAAAAGCGTGGAAAATATTACCAATGCCCATTTTATAGTATTTATAAATTCGTGTGCAAATTTCCTAAAAAACCATGTCACCAAAAAGCATCCAGCGTTAATTTTTGTTCACATTGAAGTAATATTTGTTTACATAAAAAACCACTATCAACCAGCATCTTTGTATAAGCTTTGTAATCAATATTTTAAACGCTTGTTTAAATAAAATTAAAAACAAAAAGCCGACAAAAAATGTCGGCTTTTTTAATATGTTAAGAATAAGATTAGTTAGCTTCTTCAGCTCTCATATCTTTTCCTTTGAACTTCATTGATTGGATATTTCCTAAAAGCTCATTTTTATAAGATTTTTCAATCTCAAAGAATGAGAATTTTTCAAGAATTTCGATATTACCAATTTCAGCTCTTTTATTTCCTTTGCTTGAAGTAGCTTTGTTGATGATTTCTAAAACATCTAATTTTTTCAACTGATCTTTTTTACCAAGATTGAAGAAAAATCTAGTCATGTTCTCGTCTCTTTGTCTAGGTTTTCCACCACGATCGCCTCTTCCTCTGTCGCTTCTTCCGTCACGATCTCCTCTTGGGCCTCTATCACGGTCTCTTCCTCTGTCACGATCTCTTCCTCTATCGCGGTCTCTTCCTCCTCTGTCATCATCTCTGCTGCTCATTTTCTGCTCCAGAAGATCATGTCTGTCTTTGTAGTACAAAGCAAGATCTTTTAACTGGAACTGAAGTAATTTGTGCACCAATTGTTCTTTTGTAAATTCAGAAAGATCAGGAATCAATGAATCATCAAATTCAAAGAAATCTTCGTGTACTTCTAATAAGTTTTCGAAAACACCTGCAACCTGGGCTTTTACAATATCTTCACCTGTAGGAATTCTAGCTTCAACGATCTCAATCTTTGTAACAGATTTAATCTGCTTCAATTTTCTGCTTTCTTCAGGTTTAATTAAAGAAATAGAGATACCGTCTTTTCCTGCTCTACCCGTTCTACCACTTCTGTG
Coding sequences within it:
- a CDS encoding TatD family hydrolase, coding for MIDTHTHLYAEEFDEDRKETIQRALDKGITEFYLPAIDSESHEKMLQLESEYPDQIFSMMGLHPCYVKPESWEKELEIVKYYLDQRHFPAIGEIGIDLYWDKSTLDIQVKAFEQQIDWAIEKDLPIVIHTRESFDETFEVLERKKHPKLRGIFHCFSGNLEQAKHALDLNFILGIGGVVTFKNGKIDQFLNEIPLDKIVLETDSPYLAPVPFRGKRNESSYLDLVAGKLVDIYQKDFAEIDRLTSENAKRMFK
- a CDS encoding DUF4269 domain-containing protein; amino-acid sequence: MIDFTKLDYLKIGNVKQKRAYEVLTKYKIFEKLDNYSPLLTGTIPIEIDIESSDLDIICEVDFRYEEDFLEEISLSKLIPYEVDVILEYPNLNDEKCITLNFMLEEFPIEIFAQNKPKIEQNAYRHMIAEYKILQEKGEEFKQKIIDLKKKGIKTEPAFGMLLGLENPYEDLLKF
- a CDS encoding GSCFA domain-containing protein, giving the protein MKFRTEVDIQLSPQKIEIEDKIFSIGSCFASEMSDLFQKGQLQTVNNPFGTIFNPFSINNSVKRLHDSEFYYEDDLIAYNDEYISLDHHTNFDTRYVHQTLDKINSKIEEGNRFLQESNWVIITYGTSFIYEFEPKKKLVANCHKIPQKFFEKRLLTYQELTDSIYDTIINLQDICPENVQILFSVSPVRHTKDGMIENQLSKSKLITAIHEVGSQFENCHYLPIYEILMDDLRDYRFYKDDLIHPNSQAVNYIFEKFGEAYFSDETKGFIKENFKINKALEHRTDDEKDPKFIEFKEKLNLRIEVQRQKVKHDIFKV
- a CDS encoding polyprenyl synthetase family protein, whose translation is MEFLDTYQQIVADAITKYTFKDKPTELYEPMNYIISHGGKRLRPIMVLMACDLFGGDQKEAIKPALAIEFFHNFTLIHDDIMDEAPLRRNKPTIHTIHGLNTGILSGDGLMLKAYKFFEDLEPEIFKACVRIFTHTGLLLCEGQQYDINFETQENVTFEDYIRMITYKTGVLSASSFEIGAMIAKAQFKDAKAIFNFGKHIGIAFQIMDDYLDVFGDQAQFGKKHAGDIYENKKTVLYLLAREHGTEEERKELDYWYSKKTDNIDKVYGVEKIFRRTRVDEKALRLIEKHNEIGQSYLAKIDVPEEKKKPFSELANYLLRRES
- a CDS encoding inorganic phosphate transporter produces the protein MEFPILLTVIIALALIFDYINGFHDAANSIATIVSTKVLTPFQAVLWAALWNFAAFFLAAYVIGEFRIGNTIAKTVNENFITLEVIFSGLIAAIAWNLLTWWFGIPSSSSHTLIGGFLGAALMHAFMLDYREVVAAHPDLGTFTTVKEALIKVTTQDIVKFDKVIPIFLFIFMAPILGMIISIIITLIIVHLYKRSNPYKADKAFKKLQLVSSALFSVGHGLNDAQKVMGIIGAALIYYHVNMLQDPVYLNIPSAGRFDYFAQHYIWVPLVSFIAIALGTMSGGWKIIKTMGTKITKVTPLEGVSAETAGAITLFITDQLSIPVSTTHTVTGSIIGVGLTKRVSAVRWGITVSLLWAWILTIPISAIVAGITYLAVTFLT
- a CDS encoding DUF47 domain-containing protein; this encodes MGIGNIFHAFQPKDKIFFVLFEKVTDNLVAMSNDFNHGIKDFDLNDDSMLKLMSDYEHKNDELTHEIFVELGKNFITPFDREDIHTLATGLDDIADYIYASAKYIFLYKSPLMKAYADFSLLIHKACLEIQNAMKNLKGFKNMEQVKEACIKVNSIENIADDLLSNSMVELFETNDAINIIKISSVLNYLEVVTDKAEDVANTIENIMIKYA